The proteins below come from a single Nitrospirota bacterium genomic window:
- a CDS encoding SNF2-related protein: MLLTEEATRKKKTTDPFTVLLTKAVFTRGFEGLNVLVIGKLNGCRVLAMSGANVHYFTDVDRIHTRWKPIDRLDDYRELLRDKFDFVISREYNSSHLEFCNSYGGYLTRVLEMPKNAAGIFNKDFLCALLGKDMYGQAELSDSEFSREFQERIKLLIPVSDESIERVYLPNIDRICKVDVQDAVTVTHKGIRCSSEATSGLLTLYNKTINVYNPLYTTYTGVIDAYQKFPVTAFVSLDKRIEVLKEFGFDVNVEPQAKVLSERQHEKYRYLTTPLMPVLPQQTLAYIKEGEHTALNDIPRLGINKGQRYKLHVGWKKRNDGDVKRGFMTVSVNDHTLWEDDDEDIKDFIRAFGLPVVNSIEEQYPAVLSGWKKKAGKMFPEFQDFQLQDVALAATKPSVYFAHDRGLGKTFMSAAWAKLRGYKRVLVAVQNQYVDKWLHELKKFGFNVEALNDWPAVRKLKEKIKAGIKNNGSVFYISSFEFLGHESDLYLDPWTCIEYGDNKGLKAVVREIKSRKCPSCGKTVKQARKVCPLCGSRNYTGRYCFECQRPTYTYKRKHPLTPEKCRLITEEAKEKKGSSGTYPAYKKLKKLFSCVIIDEAQLVKNKNTLRSTAVRSLHAKGRLLVTANLMKNYPYELFWPVSWLLGFNNPMFPYQYLGGFSFFEKQFGTQIIKGYKADDSGRSVPVWRKTPEVSNLTILWKLLAPFMVRRLKNDVSGTVSKNIEAVTIDMDEEQELLYQAVLNRKLEELATELEKDNPDARIIGANLWSLKAASTIPVAERYLPPVGMEYHGVWPKILWIADKIREIQAKGEKVLVFSTLVDMADYVRKTLNNLGIKNIHIKQGTKKRFEIIQRFNTDSSTALISSPELIGRSYDIDGANNVIFTDVGWTPEEHEQAMDRAHRLISRKPVKVYFLLSRKTIDEHMFELIVQKGEAIKNVLDRRAIYQPADAIQEAIQVQVARRLMEEKPAEMIIKRSSFTAKTVEDSHISWPAIEPVVHYQQINLF, encoded by the coding sequence GTGTTATTGACTGAAGAAGCCACAAGGAAGAAGAAGACAACAGACCCTTTTACTGTTCTTCTTACCAAAGCAGTCTTTACCAGGGGATTCGAAGGGTTAAACGTTCTCGTTATAGGCAAACTGAACGGATGCAGAGTTCTTGCCATGTCTGGGGCCAATGTTCATTACTTTACGGATGTAGACAGAATTCATACACGCTGGAAGCCCATTGACAGGCTCGATGACTACAGGGAATTGCTGCGTGATAAGTTCGACTTTGTAATCTCCAGAGAGTACAACTCCTCCCATCTGGAATTCTGCAACAGCTATGGGGGCTATCTTACTCGGGTACTTGAGATGCCTAAAAATGCCGCGGGCATATTCAACAAAGACTTTCTCTGTGCCTTGCTGGGTAAAGACATGTATGGGCAAGCGGAGTTGAGCGACAGTGAGTTTTCCCGGGAGTTTCAGGAGCGCATCAAACTGTTAATTCCGGTATCTGACGAAAGCATCGAGAGGGTATATCTTCCTAATATAGACAGAATATGCAAGGTGGACGTTCAGGATGCCGTTACTGTTACCCACAAGGGAATACGCTGTTCATCAGAGGCAACTTCAGGTCTTCTAACCCTTTACAACAAGACAATAAACGTATATAACCCTTTGTATACGACTTACACCGGTGTCATAGATGCATACCAGAAGTTTCCGGTTACAGCATTTGTATCTCTTGATAAAAGAATAGAGGTTTTGAAGGAATTCGGGTTTGATGTTAATGTCGAGCCCCAAGCAAAGGTTCTGTCAGAGCGGCAGCATGAAAAATACCGGTATTTGACTACTCCTCTGATGCCGGTGCTTCCTCAGCAGACCCTTGCCTATATAAAGGAAGGAGAGCATACGGCATTAAACGATATTCCCAGACTCGGAATAAATAAAGGACAACGGTATAAGTTGCATGTTGGCTGGAAAAAGAGGAACGACGGAGACGTTAAACGTGGATTCATGACTGTTTCGGTGAATGACCATACTCTCTGGGAAGACGATGACGAAGACATTAAGGATTTCATAAGGGCTTTCGGTCTGCCGGTTGTAAACTCAATAGAGGAACAATACCCGGCAGTGCTGTCAGGATGGAAGAAGAAGGCAGGAAAAATGTTTCCGGAATTCCAGGACTTTCAGCTACAGGACGTTGCCCTTGCCGCTACCAAACCGTCTGTTTACTTTGCCCACGACAGAGGCCTTGGAAAGACCTTTATGTCAGCAGCTTGGGCTAAACTCAGAGGGTATAAAAGGGTCCTTGTTGCCGTACAAAACCAGTATGTTGATAAGTGGCTGCATGAACTGAAGAAGTTCGGATTCAATGTGGAGGCACTCAATGATTGGCCGGCAGTAAGAAAGCTTAAGGAGAAGATCAAGGCCGGGATTAAAAACAACGGCTCTGTTTTCTATATCAGTTCTTTCGAATTTCTCGGCCATGAATCTGATCTGTACCTGGATCCCTGGACCTGTATAGAGTATGGGGACAACAAAGGACTGAAAGCAGTTGTCAGGGAAATCAAATCCAGAAAGTGCCCAAGCTGCGGCAAGACGGTTAAACAGGCACGGAAGGTCTGCCCGTTATGTGGCTCAAGGAACTATACGGGCAGGTACTGCTTTGAGTGTCAAAGACCCACATATACTTACAAAAGGAAACACCCTCTGACTCCTGAGAAATGCCGGTTGATTACTGAAGAAGCAAAGGAGAAGAAGGGTTCATCCGGTACGTATCCGGCATACAAGAAACTGAAAAAACTGTTTTCCTGTGTAATTATTGACGAAGCGCAGCTTGTAAAGAACAAAAACACCCTGAGATCCACAGCTGTGCGGAGTCTGCATGCAAAGGGAAGGCTGCTGGTAACGGCAAACCTGATGAAGAACTATCCTTACGAGCTCTTCTGGCCCGTCTCCTGGCTGCTTGGGTTCAATAATCCCATGTTTCCCTACCAGTACCTGGGAGGTTTTTCATTCTTTGAAAAGCAGTTTGGAACGCAGATAATCAAGGGCTATAAGGCTGACGATTCAGGCCGTTCTGTTCCGGTATGGCGTAAGACTCCCGAGGTCTCAAACCTGACAATACTGTGGAAACTGCTTGCTCCATTTATGGTAAGAAGACTGAAGAATGATGTAAGCGGTACGGTATCAAAGAATATAGAAGCGGTTACCATTGATATGGACGAAGAACAGGAACTGCTTTATCAGGCTGTGCTGAACAGAAAGCTGGAAGAGCTTGCCACAGAACTTGAAAAAGACAATCCTGATGCCAGGATTATCGGCGCAAACCTCTGGTCCCTGAAAGCAGCATCCACAATCCCGGTAGCTGAACGCTACCTTCCTCCTGTCGGCATGGAATACCATGGCGTATGGCCCAAAATCCTCTGGATTGCAGATAAGATCAGGGAGATTCAGGCCAAGGGCGAGAAAGTTCTTGTATTCTCCACGCTTGTAGATATGGCTGATTACGTCAGGAAGACCCTGAACAATCTGGGGATAAAGAATATACACATAAAACAGGGCACTAAAAAGAGATTCGAGATAATCCAGAGGTTCAACACGGATTCCAGTACGGCACTTATCAGTTCCCCTGAACTGATTGGCAGAAGCTATGATATTGACGGGGCTAACAACGTTATCTTTACTGACGTAGGATGGACTCCGGAGGAACACGAGCAGGCCATGGACAGGGCTCACCGGCTTATTTCCAGAAAACCCGTGAAGGTCTATTTCCTTCTCAGCAGGAAGACAATCGACGAGCACATGTTTGAACTGATTGTCCAGAAAGGGGAAGCAATAAAGAACGTGCTGGACAGAAGGGCCATCTACCAGCCTGCTGATGCGATCCAGGAGGCTATCCAGGTACAGGTAGCAAGACGTCTGATGGAGGAAAAACCTGCTGAGATGATTATCAAAAGAAGTTCTTTTACCGCAAAAACCGTTGAAGATAGCCACATATCCTGGCCAGCCATCGAGCCGGTCGTCCATTACCAACAGATAAACCTGTTCTGA
- a CDS encoding VWA-like domain-containing protein, with amino-acid sequence MSTPLREATAYSLQDDIMNLLKKDYFYGHVVLQLRREERRDLETTMAVGIQGGLTLYYNPAHLIKYEAPQRLADLKHEVLHILNRHFARRTDLRNNQTILKITTPLLMAEVQKIPDDCFKRLYNYAADMAINQYIADISEDSLFPSDFNLPDGLSTEEYFVSLVENLIKDSKQQSTDGPNNNSADKGAGGTGQPSSQQPVSERCSGNGDNRSECCTGCSLSSSICGNTNGIKGKRLVDDHSMWDGFEADRETATAQTVVIVKECHKRGVFPGSMESIVKDILQPKVNWKAFLRTFISSCKSCDTVRTWSRLNRRLPHVIKGKKRHDRFNLVLIADTSMSTFPVRDMFLAEITGVARECDTLTVMEVDAAVQAVYEFDETRLKKSFKGNGGTAFTPAFDYLKDPLNLLSPDAVIYLTDGYGDNPPPFRKCPVLWVVSPDGRKPVAWGHTLFLPH; translated from the coding sequence ATGTCTACTCCATTAAGAGAAGCTACTGCTTATTCGTTGCAGGACGACATTATGAACCTGCTGAAAAAAGACTATTTTTACGGTCATGTCGTCCTGCAATTAAGACGGGAGGAAAGAAGAGACCTTGAGACAACCATGGCAGTGGGTATTCAGGGGGGACTCACCCTGTATTATAACCCTGCACACCTAATTAAATACGAAGCCCCTCAAAGACTGGCGGATTTGAAACACGAGGTCCTGCATATACTGAACAGACATTTTGCAAGAAGAACTGATCTGAGAAACAACCAGACAATACTGAAGATAACAACTCCGCTCCTGATGGCAGAAGTGCAGAAGATCCCGGATGATTGCTTTAAACGCCTCTACAATTACGCTGCCGACATGGCCATAAACCAGTACATTGCGGATATATCCGAAGATAGCCTGTTCCCCTCTGATTTCAATCTTCCCGATGGACTGTCTACTGAAGAATATTTTGTATCGCTTGTTGAGAACCTGATTAAAGACTCAAAACAGCAATCAACAGACGGTCCAAACAACAACTCTGCCGATAAAGGTGCTGGAGGGACTGGACAGCCCTCCAGTCAGCAGCCTGTTTCAGAAAGATGCTCAGGTAACGGTGACAATCGTTCTGAATGCTGTACCGGGTGTTCCTTGTCATCCAGTATTTGCGGTAACACCAACGGAATCAAAGGAAAACGGTTAGTGGATGACCATTCGATGTGGGATGGCTTTGAAGCAGACAGGGAAACTGCCACTGCACAGACTGTTGTAATCGTTAAGGAATGTCACAAAAGAGGGGTTTTTCCTGGAAGTATGGAGAGTATCGTCAAGGACATTCTTCAGCCTAAAGTAAACTGGAAAGCATTTTTGAGGACGTTCATCAGCTCCTGTAAATCGTGTGATACAGTGAGAACGTGGTCAAGGCTTAACAGGCGGCTTCCGCATGTAATCAAGGGGAAGAAGCGGCACGACAGGTTCAACCTGGTGCTGATTGCTGATACGTCAATGTCTACCTTTCCAGTGCGTGATATGTTTTTGGCAGAAATCACCGGGGTGGCCAGGGAATGCGATACTCTTACTGTGATGGAGGTAGACGCAGCTGTTCAGGCTGTATACGAATTTGATGAAACCAGGCTTAAAAAATCGTTCAAGGGCAATGGTGGCACTGCTTTTACCCCTGCATTTGATTACCTGAAGGATCCTCTTAACCTCTTATCACCTGATGCCGTGATATATCTTACAGACGGCTATGGCGATAATCCACCTCCGTTCAGGAAATGCCCTGTGCTATGGGTGGTCTCACCAGACGGAAGAAAGCCTGTGGCCTGGGGGCATACACTCTTTCTTCCACACTGA